From Pedobacter indicus, a single genomic window includes:
- a CDS encoding class I SAM-dependent methyltransferase produces the protein MEQGRGQVAYELAKTFDKVFATDVSQSQIANALQANNISYSVQPAETTNFDDGQFDLVIVAQAIHWFDFDKFYAEVKRTTKDNAFLCVVGYNRVKITEQIDNVITDFYTHVIGSYWDKERRYVDENYTTIPFPFKEIQTPKFVNKQHWTLEHLVGYLKTWSAVKHFVKQNTFNPVDELQKEIEPLWGNKQIREVHFPLLLRIGQITKSHYWSLHSQLTPAIATSFTWLLI, from the coding sequence GTGGAACAGGGACGGGGGCAAGTTGCATACGAGTTAGCAAAGACTTTTGACAAGGTATTTGCGACGGACGTAAGCCAATCGCAAATTGCTAACGCTTTACAAGCTAACAATATCTCATATTCTGTTCAGCCAGCTGAAACGACAAACTTTGATGATGGACAGTTCGACTTAGTTATCGTTGCACAAGCCATTCATTGGTTTGATTTTGATAAGTTTTACGCAGAGGTAAAACGGACAACAAAAGACAATGCATTCCTTTGCGTTGTTGGTTATAATCGTGTTAAAATTACTGAACAAATTGATAATGTAATTACCGACTTTTATACCCATGTAATTGGTTCTTATTGGGACAAAGAGCGAAGATATGTTGATGAAAATTATACAACTATTCCGTTTCCGTTTAAAGAAATTCAAACACCAAAGTTTGTGAACAAACAACATTGGACTTTGGAGCATTTAGTAGGTTATTTGAAAACCTGGTCGGCCGTAAAACATTTTGTGAAACAGAATACTTTTAATCCGGTAGACGAATTGCAAAAAGAAATCGAGCCACTTTGGGGAAACAAACAGATCAGGGAAGTTCATTTTCCTTTGCTTTTGCGAATTGGGCAAATAACGAAATCACATTACTGGTCCTTGCATTCGCAGTTAACACCTGCTATAGCTACATCGTTTACCTGGTTACTGATATAG
- a CDS encoding helix-turn-helix domain-containing protein, translating into MPELNHLTAIHAFSGGALWLLGSLLLIGFDKANAQGGRWLGAFYSILACTFTQLFLEEFRVGGALLIHLLEVPRWAVLPSLYMAVSYYVSPSKPKKRWILHFVPFLAFLLFSLVYLIPNLFNEQNNMPTLPASVGHIVRYFFLVQTIFYWILCFYLFRSHQKNIKMLASFTEKIDLEWLKYLLMSVLFLIFIRILAISSNSVASLAPILYFLGIILVAYSTLSQKSIYAIESNIPKAEDSANPKKASNERLTTEQVAQLKSIVLRKTIDEKLYLDPSLTLSMLSGEIGISTHELSYILNSGLGKSFYQFINELRTEEAKSLLLSDDLKHLDLLGIAIRAGFNSKTTFYTTFKKATNLTPKEYIQANSKTVS; encoded by the coding sequence ATGCCTGAATTAAATCACTTAACAGCTATCCATGCCTTTTCAGGAGGAGCCTTATGGCTTCTCGGCTCCCTCCTTCTAATCGGGTTCGATAAAGCAAATGCCCAAGGCGGTCGATGGCTTGGGGCATTCTACAGCATCCTCGCATGCACGTTTACACAACTATTTCTAGAAGAATTTAGAGTGGGTGGAGCGCTCCTCATCCATCTACTTGAAGTGCCTAGGTGGGCTGTGTTACCCAGTCTCTATATGGCGGTAAGCTATTATGTATCACCTTCTAAACCTAAAAAAAGATGGATACTTCACTTTGTTCCGTTTTTAGCTTTCCTTCTATTTTCTTTGGTTTACCTCATACCCAATCTGTTTAACGAACAGAACAATATGCCTACATTACCAGCTTCCGTCGGACATATCGTTCGCTATTTCTTTCTTGTCCAGACCATTTTCTATTGGATATTATGCTTTTACCTCTTCCGATCGCACCAGAAAAACATCAAGATGCTTGCTTCCTTTACCGAAAAGATAGATCTGGAATGGCTAAAATATCTATTGATGTCTGTATTATTTCTAATTTTCATCCGCATACTTGCTATTTCCAGCAATTCGGTAGCATCTTTAGCTCCAATACTCTATTTCTTAGGAATAATTTTAGTCGCATACTCTACACTTTCCCAAAAATCTATTTATGCTATCGAATCCAATATTCCGAAAGCAGAAGATAGTGCGAACCCCAAAAAAGCATCCAACGAACGGCTTACGACAGAACAGGTCGCTCAACTTAAATCTATAGTCCTTCGGAAAACAATCGATGAAAAATTATACCTTGATCCCAGTCTGACACTTTCCATGCTTTCAGGAGAAATTGGCATCAGCACCCATGAACTCTCCTACATCCTTAACAGCGGGCTTGGAAAAAGCTTTTATCAGTTCATAAACGAACTGCGGACTGAAGAAGCAAAGTCCTTGCTCCTCTCAGATGATCTGAAACATTTAGATCTGCTCGGTATCGCGATTAGAGCCGGCTTCAATTCCAAAACCACCTTCTACACAACATTTAAAAAAGCTACCAACCTCACTCCAAAAGAATACATTCAGGCAAATTCAAAGACCGTTTCCTAA
- a CDS encoding sulfatase, whose product MKYSLISIIVLVVTFSQFHAVLGQEVSGANNLSKPNVLFLFVDDLRADLGAYGNKIVRTPNLDSLAERGFLFTNQYANVPTCGASRYVLLTGKLPQTTGHLSNDIFAHDLARRPKSEVPESFVDHLRRNGYKTIGIGKISHSADGYFYPYNADKSDVLELPYSWEEMLFNPGEWETGWKAFFAGVNGRSRITLNGQMKPYESVDVTDTDYPDGLTAQLAIDKLDELADEDEPFFLGVGFFKPHLPFNAPKKYWDLYNEDKIPLSESPDLPENVDRASLIQSEEFNQYKLGEEHPRLDRPVSDAYARKLKHAYYASISYVDAMIGKVLQTLREKNLDRNTIIIVWGDHGWQLGDHRIWGKHTLFDLSLKSTYIMKLPGDQKGGRVVDEVISAVDLYPTLMDLCGISMPAIEYDGASYAKLLTEGKDRHWKNTAFAYFKNGISLKTSQYRITKYFRDTNFPVELYDHRRDPHESKNIVDQKPKVVDRLLIELEKGNTGLYNGNK is encoded by the coding sequence ATGAAATATTCGCTAATTTCAATTATTGTGTTAGTGGTTACCTTCAGTCAGTTCCATGCTGTATTGGGGCAGGAGGTGAGTGGAGCGAATAATTTATCTAAGCCGAACGTTCTCTTTCTATTTGTGGATGACCTGCGAGCAGATTTAGGTGCTTATGGCAATAAGATTGTTCGGACTCCTAACCTGGACAGTTTGGCCGAACGTGGTTTTCTGTTTACGAATCAATATGCGAATGTACCCACTTGCGGTGCGTCAAGGTATGTATTGCTGACTGGAAAGCTGCCGCAAACTACAGGACATTTAAGCAATGATATTTTTGCTCATGATCTTGCGCGCCGTCCTAAAAGTGAGGTGCCGGAGAGCTTTGTAGATCATTTGCGTCGAAACGGGTATAAGACTATCGGTATTGGAAAGATAAGTCACTCTGCTGACGGGTATTTTTATCCGTATAATGCAGATAAAAGTGATGTGTTGGAATTGCCCTACAGCTGGGAAGAAATGCTTTTTAATCCTGGAGAGTGGGAGACAGGGTGGAAAGCCTTTTTTGCGGGCGTGAACGGGCGAAGTAGAATCACATTGAATGGTCAGATGAAACCCTATGAGAGTGTAGACGTGACGGATACAGACTATCCGGATGGGCTGACTGCACAGCTGGCGATCGATAAGTTGGATGAGCTGGCTGATGAGGATGAGCCATTTTTCTTAGGAGTTGGTTTTTTTAAGCCGCATCTCCCTTTTAATGCGCCGAAAAAGTATTGGGATTTGTATAACGAAGACAAGATTCCTCTTTCTGAATCGCCAGACTTGCCTGAGAATGTTGATCGTGCTAGCTTGATACAAAGTGAGGAGTTTAACCAATATAAGTTAGGTGAAGAACATCCGAGACTGGACCGACCTGTTTCAGATGCTTATGCAAGAAAATTAAAGCATGCTTATTATGCATCGATAAGTTATGTAGACGCGATGATCGGTAAAGTGCTTCAAACTTTGAGGGAAAAGAATCTGGATCGTAATACAATTATTATTGTCTGGGGTGATCACGGATGGCAATTGGGCGATCACCGAATTTGGGGAAAACACACGTTGTTTGACTTGTCATTGAAGAGTACTTACATTATGAAGTTGCCCGGAGATCAGAAAGGAGGACGAGTGGTGGATGAGGTAATTAGTGCTGTTGATTTGTACCCAACACTAATGGATTTGTGTGGAATATCGATGCCGGCTATTGAATATGACGGAGCTTCGTATGCAAAGCTTTTAACGGAAGGGAAAGATAGACATTGGAAAAATACGGCCTTTGCTTATTTTAAAAATGGAATCTCTTTGAAAACCTCTCAGTATCGGATAACGAAATACTTTAGGGATACGAATTTTCCGGTGGAGCTGTATGATCATCGAAGGGATCCGCATGAAAGCAAAAATATTGTGGACCAAAAACCCAAAGTAGTCGACAGGTTATTAATAGAATTGGAAAAAGGAAATACAGGGCTTTATAACGGAAATAAATAA
- a CDS encoding TlpA family protein disulfide reductase yields the protein MNTLTKLKEKITLSNIFTGVLLVFVLAMLFSPDFKGMVTQNLMKIGLFQPKVPNGSSKDIAAGIDANENNEEILFKDPEGYVIELSDQKGKVVFMNFWATWCPPCIAEMPSINKLYSELKNNDEIEFMMVDVDNNRSKSEKFMEKRNFDLPIYTPASSIPSSYMSGAIPTTLVLNKYGKVVFKHEGMGDFSNAEFKDFLMKLTAE from the coding sequence ATGAATACTTTAACAAAATTGAAGGAGAAAATCACTCTTTCAAATATATTTACAGGAGTATTGTTGGTTTTTGTACTAGCAATGCTTTTTAGCCCTGATTTTAAAGGCATGGTTACGCAAAACTTGATGAAGATCGGCCTCTTCCAACCAAAAGTGCCGAACGGTTCGTCGAAAGATATTGCGGCAGGTATTGATGCAAATGAAAATAACGAAGAAATACTTTTTAAGGATCCGGAAGGTTACGTGATTGAACTTTCAGATCAGAAGGGGAAAGTCGTTTTTATGAACTTCTGGGCAACCTGGTGTCCGCCATGTATCGCTGAAATGCCTTCTATTAATAAACTTTATTCGGAACTGAAGAATAATGACGAAATTGAGTTTATGATGGTTGATGTTGATAACAATAGGAGTAAGTCAGAGAAGTTTATGGAAAAGAGAAACTTTGATTTGCCAATATATACACCTGCAAGTTCAATTCCGTCTTCCTATATGAGCGGCGCTATACCTACAACTTTGGTTCTGAATAAATATGGGAAAGTCGTTTTTAAGCATGAGGGGATGGGCGACTTTTCGAACGCGGAGTTTAAAGACTTTTTGATGAAGTTAACCGCGGAGTGA
- a CDS encoding TlpA disulfide reductase family protein encodes MKIGLMLTKVFVLIFLTSCGAVDDTKFTINGHVENAGGVSNIVLYEGEKELGAAALDENQDFYFEGNAPEPGLYTLLVGERPYMLVLENGETVKFQADMKKPADYKVSGSKTSAKLKELDAVRETFQKQQTALGQEFEQRMNNGEEAAVVQSDLMTKSENFIADLSEQVVEFSLDNKDNLAGFYGMLILYTVDPTGQEEALVNYAEEVKDQFPNNDAVQSFVAHMAAIKPLSIGQVAPDFASLTPEGDEVKLSDLRGQYVLLDFWAAWCGPCRQENPNIVEQFHRFKDKGFTVLGVSLDRDRDAWLKAIKDDKLEWTQISDLKMWDSEAGQLYNISAIPASFMIDPDGKIVGKNLRGPALRQFLEENL; translated from the coding sequence ATGAAAATTGGATTAATGTTAACGAAGGTTTTTGTTCTTATTTTCCTTACGTCTTGTGGTGCAGTCGACGATACAAAATTTACCATCAATGGTCACGTTGAAAATGCCGGTGGGGTAAGTAATATCGTGTTATATGAAGGCGAGAAGGAATTGGGGGCGGCAGCTTTGGATGAAAACCAAGACTTCTATTTTGAAGGCAATGCGCCTGAACCGGGTTTGTATACTTTACTAGTTGGCGAACGACCGTATATGCTGGTTTTGGAAAATGGAGAGACAGTCAAATTTCAAGCAGACATGAAAAAGCCGGCAGACTATAAAGTAAGTGGGTCAAAGACATCTGCCAAACTGAAAGAACTGGATGCTGTTCGCGAAACATTTCAGAAGCAACAGACAGCACTGGGACAAGAGTTCGAGCAGCGTATGAACAATGGTGAGGAAGCTGCAGTTGTTCAGAGTGATCTAATGACAAAAAGTGAGAATTTTATTGCAGATTTGTCGGAACAGGTAGTCGAGTTTTCATTAGATAATAAAGATAACTTAGCAGGATTCTATGGCATGCTGATTTTATATACGGTTGATCCTACCGGACAGGAAGAAGCTTTGGTGAATTATGCAGAGGAGGTAAAAGACCAGTTTCCGAACAATGATGCAGTGCAGTCTTTTGTTGCGCACATGGCTGCGATCAAACCATTGAGTATTGGACAGGTAGCACCAGATTTTGCCTCGCTAACACCGGAAGGGGATGAGGTTAAATTGTCTGACTTGAGGGGGCAGTATGTTTTATTGGATTTTTGGGCTGCATGGTGCGGACCATGTCGTCAGGAAAACCCGAACATCGTTGAACAATTTCATCGCTTTAAGGATAAAGGTTTTACGGTGTTGGGTGTTTCATTGGACCGTGATCGCGATGCTTGGCTCAAAGCGATTAAAGATGATAAATTGGAATGGACTCAGATTTCTGATTTAAAGATGTGGGATAGTGAGGCAGGGCAACTTTATAATATTTCTGCAATACCAGCGTCGTTCATGATTGACCCGGATGGTAAAATCGTCGGTAAAAACCTTCGAGGGCCAGCGCTGCGACAGTTTTTAGAAGAAAATTTGTAA
- a CDS encoding MFS transporter, with protein sequence MKQKEVLWNKNFVIACIANFFTACSFNLLMPTIPLYLTEVLSIESSKMGIILSSYAFALLLIRPFSGFLVDLYPRKMLYLLGITCFMAVFFGYYFAVTVGFFVILRFVHGLFWGLATVSSNTVAIDIIPPTRRAEGIGYFGVNMNLAMAIAPFFAIEIYEEHGFSFLISVALVLGALAILVVCFIKVPKRELIEKKQPISFDRFLLVKAIPILFNQIFITFGWGTLAAYAVLYGIESGLQNAGLFFLFLAAGIIVSRIASGRLVDKGHIHQVIIFAVAVVTISFVSFALIHTVYAYNISAFFIGVGYGTLLPALQTIYIEMAPASKRGTANSTYLTGFDLGIGIGMLVGASIAAAWGYENMYLITAALCFIGLLFYLFSSRNIYEKYRLR encoded by the coding sequence ATGAAACAGAAAGAGGTTTTATGGAATAAGAACTTCGTCATCGCTTGCATCGCCAATTTTTTCACGGCTTGTTCTTTTAATCTCCTGATGCCCACTATTCCGTTGTACTTAACTGAGGTATTGAGCATAGAGAGTTCAAAAATGGGTATCATCTTGTCTTCCTATGCGTTTGCATTGCTGCTGATTAGACCATTTTCAGGTTTTCTAGTTGATCTGTATCCTCGGAAGATGTTGTACCTACTTGGAATAACCTGTTTTATGGCTGTGTTTTTCGGGTACTATTTCGCGGTTACTGTCGGCTTTTTTGTGATTCTCCGATTTGTTCATGGTTTGTTTTGGGGGCTTGCAACAGTTTCATCCAATACGGTAGCGATTGATATCATTCCACCTACGCGAAGAGCAGAAGGGATAGGTTATTTCGGTGTTAACATGAACCTGGCAATGGCCATTGCTCCTTTCTTTGCGATTGAGATATATGAGGAGCACGGCTTTTCGTTTCTGATTTCGGTGGCTTTGGTATTGGGAGCTTTGGCTATTTTGGTCGTGTGTTTTATTAAGGTTCCTAAGCGGGAGCTCATAGAAAAAAAACAACCAATTTCTTTCGATCGGTTTTTACTTGTAAAGGCAATCCCAATTCTGTTTAATCAGATTTTTATCACGTTTGGATGGGGTACTTTGGCGGCTTATGCCGTTTTGTATGGTATCGAGTCGGGTCTGCAAAATGCAGGTTTGTTTTTTCTATTCCTAGCGGCTGGTATTATTGTTTCGAGAATTGCTTCAGGGCGGTTGGTGGATAAGGGGCATATCCACCAGGTTATTATTTTCGCGGTAGCGGTAGTTACGATTTCTTTTGTCTCTTTTGCTTTGATCCATACCGTATATGCCTATAATATTTCAGCTTTCTTTATCGGGGTGGGTTATGGTACATTGCTTCCCGCTTTGCAAACGATCTATATCGAAATGGCTCCCGCATCAAAAAGGGGTACTGCAAATTCCACCTACTTGACGGGCTTCGATTTGGGAATTGGTATCGGTATGCTTGTCGGTGCGAGTATCGCAGCGGCATGGGGTTATGAAAATATGTATCTGATTACAGCCGCACTGTGTTTTATTGGGCTTCTATTTTATCTGTTCAGCTCCAGAAATATTTATGAAAAATATAGACTGAGGTAA
- a CDS encoding threonine aldolase family protein, whose product MYNFKNDYSEGAHPSILKRLMETNLVQQQGYGEDEYSAKAKEFIKQRVNNPEASIYFVSGGTQTNLLVISTLLKAHEAVISARTGHIFSHETGAIEATGHRVITIDTSDGKIGPLGIEKVLSEYSLRPHVVKPKMVYISNSTEIGTIYGKDELAALAEFCESHDLLLFLDGARLAQALTAENNDLTLADVARLTDVFYIGGTKNGALLGEAIVFNKPDLAPEFDYVLKQKGALLAKGRVLGIQFLELFKDDLYFELGRHANRMAMKLSVALKKKGYSFLTDSMTNQIFPILPNELIARLSKKYLFYEWCVIDDGHSAIRLITSWSTDEKAVDRFIEDLSIS is encoded by the coding sequence ATGTACAATTTTAAGAACGACTATTCGGAAGGAGCACACCCATCCATTCTAAAAAGGCTGATGGAAACCAATTTGGTGCAGCAGCAAGGCTATGGAGAAGATGAATATTCGGCTAAAGCGAAAGAGTTTATTAAACAGAGAGTGAATAACCCGGAAGCCTCAATCTATTTTGTGTCGGGCGGCACACAAACAAATCTTTTGGTTATTTCAACGCTCCTGAAAGCTCATGAAGCAGTTATCAGCGCTAGAACCGGGCATATTTTTTCACACGAAACTGGTGCTATTGAAGCAACAGGACACCGAGTGATTACAATTGACACAAGCGACGGTAAGATTGGGCCATTGGGAATTGAAAAGGTTCTGAGTGAATATTCTTTACGGCCACACGTTGTAAAGCCGAAGATGGTTTATATTTCTAACTCCACTGAAATCGGAACAATCTATGGAAAGGATGAATTGGCGGCTCTGGCTGAATTTTGCGAGTCACATGATTTGCTGTTGTTTTTAGATGGGGCAAGATTAGCCCAAGCTCTAACTGCCGAAAATAATGATCTGACTTTGGCAGATGTCGCTCGCTTAACGGATGTGTTCTATATTGGAGGTACGAAGAATGGTGCTCTTTTGGGCGAGGCAATCGTTTTTAATAAACCCGACCTGGCTCCTGAATTTGATTACGTATTAAAGCAGAAAGGTGCTCTACTGGCAAAAGGAAGGGTTTTAGGCATTCAATTTCTTGAACTATTCAAAGATGATTTGTATTTCGAATTAGGTCGTCATGCGAATAGGATGGCTATGAAATTATCTGTGGCCCTCAAGAAAAAGGGTTATTCGTTTTTAACAGATTCGATGACGAATCAGATATTCCCAATTTTACCAAATGAACTGATAGCTAGATTGAGTAAAAAGTATCTGTTCTACGAATGGTGTGTTATAGATGATGGCCACTCTGCGATTCGACTAATAACCTCGTGGTCTACGGATGAGAAGGCGGTTGATCGGTTTATAGAGGATTTGTCGATAAGTTAA
- a CDS encoding antibiotic biosynthesis monooxygenase family protein: MVLEAAILYVKEGKQEQFENDFKEASQYISSIEGYIKHSLKKCIDKDNQYLLLVEWVSVEAHEIGFRKSPQYLKWKELLHHHYSPFPEVLHYEDISLE; this comes from the coding sequence ATGGTATTAGAGGCAGCAATCTTATATGTAAAAGAGGGAAAACAAGAACAATTTGAAAATGATTTCAAGGAGGCATCGCAATATATTTCTTCTATTGAAGGATATATAAAGCATTCTTTAAAAAAATGTATTGACAAAGACAATCAATATCTTTTATTGGTTGAATGGGTGTCAGTTGAAGCTCATGAAATCGGGTTCCGGAAATCACCTCAATACTTAAAATGGAAAGAGCTATTACATCATCATTATTCTCCCTTTCCCGAAGTACTTCATTACGAAGATATTTCGCTGGAATAA
- the putP gene encoding sodium/proline symporter PutP, with protein sequence MDIYQIISIGLYLVLMISIGFYSYRKSTSNVNEFLLGGRKLGAAVTALSAGAADMSGWLLMGLPGAMFESGLSASWIALGLTIGAYMNYVLVAPRLRVYTEKASNAITIPDYFEKRFHDNKRVLRFISGLVILVFFTLYTSAGMVSGGKLFESAFNMDYYTGLWITSSVVVLYTFLGGFLAVSLTDFVQGTIMVLALILVPIVVFSELGGISSTFETIRLKDPNYLSLFQGTTWVGIVSLLAWGFGYFGQPHILVRFMAIDTVKQLRSAKRIGITWMAFTVGGALLVGLVGIAYMDQMGQSIDDPETIFIFFSKVLFHPLIGGFLLSAILAAVMSTISSQLLVTSSSMTEDFYKNFFRREASEKELLLVSRLSVLVVAVVALGLSFNPKDTILDLVSHAWAGFGSAFGPVMLFSLLWKRITRNGAVAGMVVGGLTVLLWTYLVHPFHELYSMIPGFALSSLAILIVSKIEKQPNAAVEEQFESVQQELKETY encoded by the coding sequence ATGGACATATATCAAATCATTTCAATAGGGCTTTACTTGGTTTTGATGATCAGTATTGGCTTTTATTCATATCGTAAATCGACTAGCAATGTCAACGAATTTTTATTGGGCGGTAGGAAACTCGGTGCGGCGGTAACAGCTTTGTCCGCGGGGGCAGCCGATATGAGCGGATGGCTGTTGATGGGCTTGCCCGGAGCGATGTTTGAATCCGGACTATCCGCTAGCTGGATAGCGCTCGGTTTAACGATTGGCGCTTATATGAACTACGTTTTGGTGGCGCCTCGACTTCGTGTCTATACGGAAAAAGCGAGTAATGCCATTACGATACCCGACTATTTTGAGAAGCGTTTTCACGATAATAAACGGGTACTGCGCTTTATCTCTGGTTTGGTAATTTTGGTCTTCTTTACATTATATACTTCCGCTGGAATGGTTTCTGGGGGTAAGTTGTTCGAGTCAGCATTTAATATGGACTATTATACCGGACTCTGGATTACCAGTTCTGTTGTGGTGCTTTATACATTTTTAGGAGGCTTTTTAGCTGTTAGTCTGACAGATTTTGTACAGGGTACGATTATGGTTTTGGCTTTGATTCTTGTTCCTATTGTTGTGTTTTCTGAGTTAGGAGGGATCTCTTCTACTTTTGAAACAATCCGCCTGAAAGACCCGAATTACCTAAGTCTTTTTCAGGGAACCACTTGGGTCGGTATCGTTTCGTTATTAGCCTGGGGCTTTGGCTATTTTGGTCAACCGCATATTTTAGTTCGTTTTATGGCGATTGATACCGTTAAGCAACTCCGTTCGGCTAAACGGATTGGAATAACTTGGATGGCCTTTACCGTAGGTGGTGCTCTGCTGGTTGGCTTGGTCGGTATCGCATACATGGATCAGATGGGGCAGTCGATAGACGATCCTGAAACGATTTTTATCTTTTTTTCGAAGGTCTTATTCCACCCGCTAATCGGCGGTTTTCTGCTCTCTGCGATTTTAGCGGCTGTAATGAGTACGATATCGTCTCAGTTGCTGGTTACTTCTAGTTCAATGACCGAAGATTTTTATAAAAATTTCTTTCGTCGCGAAGCTTCTGAAAAGGAATTATTGCTAGTTAGTCGTTTGTCAGTTTTAGTTGTCGCGGTTGTCGCATTAGGATTGTCCTTTAATCCCAAAGATACAATTTTGGATTTGGTAAGCCACGCTTGGGCGGGCTTTGGTTCTGCATTTGGACCGGTAATGTTGTTTTCTCTACTTTGGAAGAGAATAACTCGAAATGGTGCTGTAGCCGGAATGGTGGTTGGTGGATTAACGGTTCTTCTGTGGACATATTTGGTACATCCTTTTCATGAACTGTACTCCATGATACCAGGGTTTGCTCTTTCTTCCTTGGCGATCCTGATTGTGTCGAAGATAGAAAAACAGCCAAATGCAGCAGTTGAAGAACAATTTGAGAGTGTTCAGCAGGAATTGAAAGAGACCTATTAA